The following proteins are co-located in the Brachybacterium sacelli genome:
- a CDS encoding anti-sigma factor has product MNERQYDMTGAWALNALDESERARVEGYLDQDPAAADEARSFEETAGELARGLEPVTPRPELKDSLMARIAQTRQLPPEPAQDSQDTPHDAPRPVHTHRAAESPADPSSEGVRDGDVVSLDRYRSSARRTRWLAVAAAALMVTTVTGVGLWSTERAAQEDSQATIEAMESAQAEAEQEQQMVSTIMAADDAAHMTVPAETGGALNLMYSRAEQAMLVQPADLPDLPSDSTYQLWLIDDEGARSAGLVTGSDQAVMVSDEIPADGQLGLTVEPSGGSEQPTLPVVAAGDL; this is encoded by the coding sequence GTGAACGAGCGGCAGTACGACATGACCGGTGCCTGGGCGCTGAACGCCCTGGACGAGAGCGAGCGCGCCCGGGTCGAGGGATATCTCGACCAGGATCCGGCGGCAGCCGACGAGGCCCGCTCCTTCGAGGAGACGGCCGGTGAGCTGGCCCGTGGGCTGGAGCCCGTCACACCGCGACCGGAGCTCAAGGACTCGCTGATGGCGCGGATCGCGCAGACCCGTCAGCTGCCCCCGGAGCCCGCACAGGACTCCCAGGACACTCCGCACGACGCCCCCCGACCGGTCCACACCCATCGTGCGGCGGAATCGCCCGCTGACCCGTCGTCCGAGGGCGTGCGGGACGGGGACGTCGTGTCCCTGGACCGTTATCGGTCCTCCGCGCGGCGCACGCGCTGGCTGGCCGTCGCCGCCGCCGCGCTGATGGTCACGACCGTCACCGGCGTCGGGCTGTGGAGCACGGAGCGAGCCGCCCAGGAGGACTCGCAGGCGACCATCGAGGCCATGGAGTCCGCGCAGGCGGAGGCCGAGCAGGAACAGCAGATGGTCTCGACGATCATGGCGGCCGACGACGCCGCGCACATGACGGTACCGGCCGAGACGGGCGGCGCCCTGAACCTGATGTACTCGCGGGCCGAGCAGGCAATGCTGGTCCAGCCCGCCGACCTGCCGGACCTTCCCAGCGACAGCACGTACCAGCTGTGGCTGATCGACGACGAGGGCGCACGGAGCGCTGGACTCGTCACCGGATCCGATCAGGCGGTGATGGTCAGCGATGAGATCCCGGCGGACGGGCAGCTCGGCCTCACCGTCGAACCGTCCGGGGGCTCTGAGCAGCCGACCCTCCCCGTGGTCGCGGCCGGAGACCTGTGA
- a CDS encoding sigma-70 family RNA polymerase sigma factor: MPPDTSGDPGMRAVGAAESADPPLADLLRRVALGDEGAFSRLYDETSSLLFALIKRVVRDVSISEEVLQEVFVEIWKQATRFDGRRGSAHGWMCTIAHRRAVDTVRSSDASRRRDSDEGLRIIEEKVVDVQEEGIVRVEAQRVESAMRSLTPLQSDAIRLAYFGGYSHREVATLLDIPVGTAKTRIRDGMIVLRDRMGVTS; this comes from the coding sequence ATGCCTCCCGACACCTCGGGTGATCCCGGTATGAGGGCGGTCGGCGCGGCCGAGAGCGCCGACCCACCCCTCGCCGATCTGCTGCGCCGCGTCGCCCTCGGCGACGAAGGTGCGTTCTCCCGCCTCTACGACGAGACCTCCTCGCTGCTGTTCGCGCTCATCAAGCGCGTGGTGAGGGATGTGTCCATCAGCGAGGAGGTGCTGCAGGAAGTGTTCGTGGAGATCTGGAAGCAGGCCACCCGGTTCGACGGCCGACGCGGCTCGGCCCACGGGTGGATGTGCACCATCGCCCACCGTCGTGCGGTGGACACCGTCCGGAGCAGCGATGCCTCGCGGCGTCGCGACTCCGACGAAGGGCTGAGAATCATCGAGGAGAAGGTCGTCGACGTCCAGGAGGAAGGCATCGTGAGAGTGGAGGCACAGCGGGTGGAATCGGCGATGCGTTCGCTGACACCGCTGCAGTCCGACGCGATCCGACTGGCCTACTTCGGGGGCTACAGCCACCGCGAGGTGGCGACCCTGCTCGACATCCCCGTCGGGACCGCGAAGACTCGGATCCGAGACGGCATGATCGTCCTGCGGGACAGAATGGGGGTGACCTCGTGA